TCACCGTCGAGGTCATGGTCACGCGCCTGGAAATGGGCGAGAGCAAGGAGCAGGCAGCCACCTTCGCCTACACCTCGACCGCCTTTCCGATGCTTACCGGTACCCTGGTGACGGTCGCGGGCTTCGTGCCGATCGGCCTCAATGCCAGCTCGGCAGGGGAGTACACCTACACCCTGTTCGCGGTGATCGCGGCCGCCTTGCTGGTGTCCTGGGTGGTGGCCGTAGTATTTGCCCCGGTACTCGGCGTGCATATCCTCAGCACCAAGGTCAAACCGCACAGCGAAGAGCCGGGGCGTATCGGCAAGGCCTTTGGCAACAGCCTGCTGTGGTGCATGCGTCATCGCTGGCTGACCATCATCGGCACTGTGTTGCTGTTCGTGCTGGCGGTGTTCTGCATGCGATTCGTGCAGAACCAGTTCTTCCCGTCCTCGGACCGCCCGGAAATTCTCGTCGACCTCAACCTGCCGCAAAACGCCTCGATCGAGGAAACCCGCAAGGCGGTGGATCGCCTGGAAGCGACGCTCAAGGGCGACCCGGATATCGTGCGCTGGAGCACTTACATCGGCCAGGGCGCGATCCGTTTCTACCTGCCGCTGGACCAGCAACTGCAGAACCCGTACTACGCCCAGCTGGTGATTGTCAGCAAAGGCCTGGAGTCGCGCGAGGCATTGATGGCGCGCCTGCAAAAGCGTCTGCGTGAAGACTTCGTCGGCATTGGCAGCAACGTCCAGTCACTGGAAATGGGCCCGCCGGTCGGCCGGCCGATCCAGTACCGGGTCAGCGGCAAGGACATCGATGAAGTGCGCAAGCACGCCATTGCCCTGGCCTCGCTGCTCGACCAGAACGAGCACATCGGCGAGATGATTTACGACTGGAACGAGCCGGGCAAGGTGCTGCGGGTCGAGATCGCCCAAGACAAGGCGCGCCAGCTCGGGTTGTCGTCCGAAGACGTGGCCAATGTGATGAACAGCATCGTCAGCGGCGCGCCGGTGACCGAGGTCAACGACAACATCTACCTGATCGACGTCATCGCGCGCGCCGTAGACAGCGAGCGCGGCACGCCGCAGACCCTGCAAAACCTGCAGATCGTCACCCCCAACGGCACCTCGATCCCGCTGCTGGCCTTCGCCACCGTGCGCTATGAGCTGGAACAGCCGCTGGTATGGCGTCGCGACCGCAAACCGACCATCACCATCAAGGCCTCGGTGCGCGGCGAAATCCAGCCGACCGACCTGGTGGCCGAGCTCAAGCCGCAGATCGACAAATTCGCCAGCAAACTGCCGGTGGGTTACGCCGTGGCCACCGGCGGTACCGTAGAAGAAAGCGGCAAGGCCCAGGGCCCGATCGCCAAGGTGGTGCCGCTGATGCTGTTCATGATGGGCACCTTCCTGATGATCCAGCTGCACAGCGTGCAGAAGCTGTTCCTGGTCGCCAGCGTGGCGCCGCTGGGCTTGATCGGCGTGGTCCTGGCGCTGGTGCCGACCGGCACGCCGATGGGCTTTGTGGCGATCCTGGGGATTCTTGCGCTGATCGGCATCATCATCCGCAACTCGGTGATCCTGGTGACCCAGATCGACGAGTACGAAGCCCAGGGCTACTCGCCCTGGGATGCGGTGCTGGAAGCGACCAACCACAGGCGCCGGCCGATTTTGCTGACTGCGGCAGCGGCGAGCCTGGGCATGATCCCGATCGCCCGCGAAGTGTTCTGGGGGCCGATGGCCTACGCCATGATCGGCGGGATCATCGTCGCCACCTTGCTGACCCTGCTGTTTTTGCCGGCGCTGTACGTGGCCTGGTACAAGATCCGCGAGCCGCAGCGCCAGTGATTACGCCATCGCGGGTCCAGCCCGCTCCCACAGTTGCAACGGTGTATTCTGTGGGAGCGGGCTTGACCCGCGATGCTTTTAGATCCAGACCGCATCCCAATGAGGATAGTCACCAATTCGCTGCACCAGCCCTGCACGAATAGGGTTGGCAACAATGTAACGAGCTACTGCCTGGACATCTTCTTCATAGCGCAATGCACGATCATGAAACCCAGGCTGCCAGAGTCTGCTTTTGAGTTTGCACGCCTTGCAAATGGCGCAGCCACTGCGTGACTTGAGCCTGCGCATTAGTGTTTTCAATGTGCAGGACTGCAACTCGATGAGCCAATGAAAGTGATCAGGCATTACTACCCAGGCCAGTGATCGCGCAGCGCCTTCTTGCTCAGCTAGTTTGAATTGGGCAACGACGAGCCGGGCCAAGCCAAACTCTCTGAGTATGGGGGCCCGGTTTTCAGTGATGCTCGTCAGTAGATACAACCTGCCGGGTTCGGAAATTCGCCCCCGTCGCAGGAGCTTGGAGTGTGGACGGTCCATGTCGACTTCCTTGAGTTTGAAACTTCAAGGTAGCTGGACTCGCTGGGGGAGCATGGAGGTCTTGAAAACAGAATGTTTCCCTGTGCCATAGATGTCGGGGTGGTACGACGTCTCGACTTGACCCGTGATAAATTCAGCGCTTGTTCAAGCCCTTCGCCAACCGGTCCCCGCCCAGCTGAATCAACGCCACCAGCACCACCAGCATGACGATCACCGTCAGCATGATCTGGCTGTCGAAGCGCTGGTAGCCATAGCGGTAGGCAATGTCGCCCAGGCCTCCGGCACCGATGGCGCCGGCCATGGCCGAGGAGTTGATCATGGTCACCAGGGTGATGGTAAAGCCGCCAACGATGCCCGGCAGGGCTTCGGGCAGCAGTACATGCCAGACGATATGCCAGCGCCGGCAGCCCATGGCCTGGGCCGCTTCGATCAGGCCGTGGTCGACCTCGCGCAGGCTGACTTCGGCAATGCGCGCAAAGAACGGTGTGGCGGCAATGGTCAGCGGTACCACTGCCGCCCAGACGCCGTAGGTGGTGCCGACGATCAAGCGGGTGAAGGGAATCAAGGCCACCATCAGGATCAGGAACGGAATCGAGCGGAACAGGTTGACGAAGGCGCCGAGCACCCGGTTCAGGGCAGGCGCTTCAAAGATCCCGCCCTTGCCACTGGTGACCAGGATCACCGCCAGCGGCACGCCGGCGAGCAGGGCGATCAGCGATGAGACGCCGACCATCAGCAGGGTGTCGAGCACGCCCTGGAGAAAGCGATCAAACCACATAACCCAATACCTCCACTTGTGCCGCCCATTGCCGGGCGCGCTCAATCACTTGCTCGTGGCGGTGCGGCGAGTTGGCCACCGACACAACAAGTTGCCCCAACGCGCGGCCCTGGATCGGTTCGATGCCGCCTTGCAGCAAGCTGATCCGACCGCCGAGCAAGGCGAATAATGAAGACAATTCCGGCGCCTGCTTGTCTTTGCCACTCACCCGCAAGCTCAACACCAGTGCTGCCTCAGGCCCCGCCGGTTGCGGCTGCAAGCGAGCCTGCAACGCAGCTGGCAGAGCAGGCTGCAAGGGCGCGAGCAGGGTCTTGCTGACCTCATGCTGCGGATCGCCGAACACCTGCCAGACAGCGCCTTGTTCAACGATGCGCCCACGCTCGAGCACCACCACCCGGTGGCAGATATCGCGGATCACCGCCATCTCGTGGGTGATCAACACGATGGTCAAACCCAGGCGCTGGTTGATATCGCGCAGCAGGCCGAGGATCGACTCGGTGGTTTCCGGGTCGAGTGCCGACGTAGCCTCGTCACACAGCAGGATCTCGGGGTCATGCACCAGCGCCCGGGCAATGCCGACGCGCTGCTTCTGCCCGCCGGACAACTGCGCCGGGTAGACGTGATGCTTCTCCTGCAGGCCGACCAGTTCCAGCAATTGGGCAACCTTGCGCTGGCGCTCGGCCTTGGGCACGCCGGCGACCTTGAGCGGTAGCTCGACGTTCTGCCAGACGGTCTTGGCCGACATCAGGTTGAAGTGCTGGAAGATCATGCCGATGCGCCGGCGCAGGCGCACCAGGCGGTCTTCGTCGTACTCGCCGATGTCTACCTGGTCGATCAGCACCCGGCCCTGGCTGGGTTGCTCCAGGCGGTTGATGGTGCGGATCAGCGACGACTTGCCGGCGCCGCTGCGGCCGATGATGCCGAAGATCTCACCGTGCTGGATGTTCAGGTCGATGCCGTCCAGCGCCGGGGCCTGTTGGCCAGGGTACGTCTTGCCGAGGCCAATGAAGCGTACATGGGCGTTGCCCAGCTCCGGGTGCAAGGCCCGTTGCCGGGCCTGTTGCAGGGGCGCGAAAGTGGCCTGCTGCTCCTGCGCCACGCGGGCGCTGATGGCGCTCATTTCAGCTCTCCCAGCCGGCTTGGTAGAGCTTGCCGTGGGCCTGGTCGAGGGCAGCACGCACCACCGGCGAGTGCTGGTAGATGTCGATGAACCTGGCCAGGCGCGGGTCGTCCTTGCTCTGCGGGCGGATGACGAACTGGATCACGTATTCCTTGTGGTCGAGGCCGTCGAACAGCAGCGCCGAAGTGGCGTCGAAGGTCTTGGCCAGGCGGATGTAGGCCGGGTAGCCCTGGACCAGGTCGGCGTCGTCGTAGGCACGCACCAGTTGTACTGCTTCAACCTGGAGGATCTTCAGCTTCTTCGGATTGGCGACAATGTCTTCTTCGGTGGCCTTGTAGCCGACGCCGGCTTTGAGGGTGATCAGGCCGGCCTTGGCCAGCAACTGCAAACCGCGGCCGCTGTTGATCGGGTCGTTGGCGATGGCCACGCTGGCGCCCTCGGGCAGCTCGGCGAAGCTCTTGTACTTTTTCGAATACAGGCCGACGTTGTTGATGATCCCCGGGGCGAAGGGCACCAGGTCGAAACCGGCAGCAGCCTTGGCGTTTTCCAGGAACGGGATGTGCTGGAAGTAGTTCACGTCGATGTCGCCGGCCGCCAGGCTGACATTCGGCGCGATCCAGTCGCTGAACTCGATCAGTTCGACGTCCAGGCCCTGTTTCTTGGCCTCGCTGACGGCGGCTTCAAGCGGGATCGAGAAGGCTGCGGTGGTGCCGACTTTCAGGGCATCGGCGGCCTGGGCGGCGCCGAGCAGGCCGAGGCTCAAGGCCAGGGCTGCGACCGGGCGGGCAATAAAGGTCTTAAGCATGCTGTAGCGCTCCCGTCGGGGTCGTGGTGGTGTGGCGATAGCTGGCGCCAGGATGGTCTGCCGGCAGGTGAGGCTGGTCGCTGGCGAAGAGTTTTTCGCGCAGGCTGCCCTGTTCGTAGGCGGTCTTGTACGAGCCGCGGCGTTGCAACTCGGGGATGACCAGGTCGATGAAGTCGACATAGCTTTCCGGGGTGACCGTGCGCGCCAGGTTGAAACCGTCGAGGCCGGTTTCGGCGATCCAGCTTTCCAGCGCGTCGGCGACCTGGGTCGGCGAGCCGATCAGGGTGATGTAGCGCCCGCCCAGAGCGTGCTGTTCGAGCAGCTTGCGCCGGGTCCAGTCGTTGTTCTGCAGGTTCCTGGTGGCAGACTGGATGGCATTGCTTTTCACGTACTGGATCGGCTCGTCCAGTTCGTACTCGGAAAAATCGATAGCGGTGGAACTGGCAAAGTGCGCAACACCGGCCTCGGGGCTGGCATAGCGCAGGTACTCGGCGTGCTTGGCCCTGGCCTGTTCTTCGGTGCGGGCGACGATCACCGTCAGGCCCATGAACACCTTGATGGCTTGCGGGTCGCGCCCGGCTGCGACGGCGGCAGCGCGGACCTTGTCAACCTGGGCGCGGGTGGCGGCCTTGTTCTGGCCGCTGATGAACACGCATTCGGCATGGTTGCCGGCAAAGCCCAGGCCACGCTCGGAGCTGCCAGCCTGGAACAGCACCGGCGTACGCTGCGGCGACGGCTCGCAGAGGTGATAGCCCTCGACCCGGTAGAACTCGCCTTGATGCTTGACCTTGTGCACCTTGTCCGGCTGGGCGTAGATCCGCTGCTGCTGATCATTGAGCACCGCGCCGTCTTCCCAGCTGCCTTCCCAGAGCTTGTACAGCACCTGCAGGTACTCGTCGGCCTGGTCATAGCGGCGGTCGTGCTCGGGTTGCTGGTCCAGGCCCATGGCCTTGGCAGCGCTGTCGAGGTAGCCGGTGACGATGTTCCAGCCGACCCGGCCACGGCTCAGGTGGTCGAGGGTGGAAAGGCGTCGGGCAAACAGGTACGGCGGCTCGTAGGTGAGGTTGGCGGTCAGGCCGAAACCCAGGTTGCGGGTGACCGCGGCCATGGCCGAGACCAGCAGCAGCGGGTCGTTGACCGGTAGCTGGATCGACTCTTTGAGCGGTACATCGACCGACTGCTGGTAGACGTCGTAGACACCGACGATATCGGCGATGAACAGCCCGTCGAACAGCCCGCGCTCGAGCAACTGGGCAAGCTCGGTCCAGTATTCGAGGGTTTTGTACTGGCTCGAGTTGTCCCGCGGGTGGGTCCACAGGCCGTGGTTGATATGGCCAACGCAGTTCATGTTGAAGGCGTTGAGCAGGATCTTTTTCTTGGCCATCAGATGGTGCCCCGCAACGGTGGGTTTTCATCGTTGAGGTAGTAGTTGCCGATGGCGTGGTACTTCCAGCGCACCGGGTCGTGCAGGGTGTGCACCCGGGCGTTGCGCCAGTGCCGGTCGAGGCCATGCTCGGCCAGGGTGGCCTGGCTGCCCGACAGCTCGAACAGAGTGGTGCCGGCGGCGAGGGAAATCTCGGTGCTGATCGCCCGCGCTTCGGCCACGGCGATGGAGGCGGCGGCGACGGTTGCGGCATTGGGCTCGGCCTGGGCGCGGTCGAGGTATTCGCCGGCGCGTTCGAGCAGCGCTTCAGTGGCGTGCAAACGGATCGCCAGGTGGCCGAAGGATTTCAGCGTCAGTGGATCTTCGCTGGCCTTATCGACCCCGGAGTCGACCCATGGCCGGCTGCGGGTGCGCACGAAGTGCAGGGCATCTTCGTAGGCGGCGCGGGCGATGCCGGTGTCGATGGCGGCGTGGAGGATCTGCGCCAGCGGGCCGACCGTGGTCGGGCGCTCGAAGGCGCTCTGGAACGGCAGCACGTCTTCGGCGCCAACCTGGACGTTATCGAACAGCACCGAACCGCTGCCGGTGGTGCGCTGGCCGAAGCCGCTCCAGTCGTCGATGACCTTCAGCCCGGTACTGTCTGCCGGGACGAAGGCCAGGCGCTGGATGCCGTCCTCATCGACAACCGAGGTGGGAATGCGCTGGGCATAGAGCGCACCGGTGGCGTAGAACTTGCGCCCGTTGATGCGGTAAGCATCGCCGTCGCGGCTAAGGGCGGTGGTGCGGTCGTGGGCGGTCTTGGTGCCCAGCTCGGCCAGGGCATTGCCCAAGCGCTGGCCGGCCAGTACTTCGGCGTACAGGCGCTGCTGTTGCGCCGCGCTGCCGTTGACCCGCAGCACTTCGAGGGCATAGAAGTGGTTCTGCGGAATTTGCCCCAGCGAGGCGTCCGCCTGGGCGATGCGGGCGATGACCTTGGCCAGGGTGACGTTCGATACGCCAGCGCCACCAAAGGCCTTGGGTACGCTGATGCCCCACAGGCCGGAGCGCGAGAACAGTTCAAGTTCAGGGTGCGGCAGGCGTCGTTCGCGGTCGCGCAGGGCGCTGTCGCGGCGCAGCTGGACGGCGACTTCCTCGGCGACTTGCAATGCCTGGGCGTCAGTGTGGATGACCGCGACGTTGGCGTGCGGTTGTGGCAAAAGGCTCATAAACAGGGCTCCAGTGGTCTGGTCAAATCCAGGAGTGCCGGGCAGGCAAGGTACCGTTGAGGTGATAGGCGCCGACGGCGTGGTATTTCCAGCGCACCGGATCGTGCAGGGTGTGCACGCGGGCATTGCGCCAGTGCCGGTCGAGGTTGAACTCGGCCAGGGTGGCGCGGCTGCCGGAGAGCTCGAAGAGCTTCTCGCTGGCCAGCAGCGAAATCTCGGTGGTCAGCACCTTGGCTTCGGCCACGGCAATCGAAGCGCGAGCGGCCGCAGCGGCATCGACCGGCGCGGCGCTGACTTCGTCGAGCACCCGCGCAGCCTTGGAAAGCAGCGCCTGGGCGGCATGCAGCTCAAGCTGCAGGCGGCCGACGTCGGCGATTACATAGAGATCATCGCTGGCACGATCGACCTTGGCGTCGATCCATGGCCGGGCTTTGTCGCGAACGAAGGCGATGGTGTCGGCAATCGCCGCTTCGGCGATACCGGCATCGATGGCCGCCTGGATCAGCTGCGAAGCCGCGCCCTGGATGTTTGCTACTTCGCTCTGTTTCCAGGTGTCGATCACCAGCTCCGCATCGACCTGCACCTTGTCCAGCAGCACGGTGCCGCTGGCGGTGGTGCGCTGGCCGAAACCCGACCAGTCATCGACGATGCGCAGGCCCGGGGTGCCGCGGCGGACAAAGGCCATGACCTGACGGCCGTCATCGTTCAACGCCTTGACCGCGACCCAATGGGCAAACAGGGCGCCGGTGGAATAGAACTTCTGGCCGCTGAGCACATAGTGATCGCCCTCGCGGGTGATCCGTGCCTTGAGGTCCAGGGTGTGTTTGGTGCCGCGTTCCGGCCCGGCATTGCCGATGCGCCAGCCATCGAGCACCGAGGTGAACAGCAGCTCTTTCTGCCGCTGCGTGGCGGTGCCTTTGAGCAGTTGCAGGATGCCGAACTGGTTTTGCGGGATCTGCCCCAGCGCCGGGTCGGCGGCGCTGATGATGCGAAAGACTTCCGCGATGGTGACAAACGACACCTGCGCGCCGCCAAAGGCGCGCGGGATGCTGATGCTGCCCAGGCCGCTGCGGGTGAACTGCTCGATTTCTGCCCAGGGCAGCTTGCGCTGCTGGTCGCGCTTGGCCGCCTGGGTGCGTGCTGCTTCGGCCAGCTCGTGGGCTGCCTGCAGGGCTTGTTCGTCGTTGCTCAGCACCTTGGCCGGCAGCAACAGCGGGGCGCTGTCCAGATCGCTGTGGACTGTGGTTTCTGCCAGATTGGACATCAGTACCGCTCCTTGGCTGCACTCAATGCCCTGGCGTTACGCACTGGGGTGATTGTGTTCCTGACCATACCTACCTCACGAATTGAAAACGTCGGCGCGGGTTGCGACGACAAAATTGCGCTGGTCCGGTGGTCCGGTGCATATACCCTAATAGCGTATAAAAATTAAATAAACTAACTTTTAGGAATAAATATAGAAGTACTTGGCGGTCGCTGGACGAACGCCTGCCGGAGCTGGGCAGGCGCTGGAAGAGGGGCGGGGAAAGGGCGGGGAAAACTCAGTAGCCGGTGTTCTGCGTACCGAGGAACTTGCTCAGGAACTGGCGTGTGCGGTCTTCCTTGGGGTGGGCGAACAGCGCCTTGGCTTCGCCCTGTTCAACGATCACGCCCTTGTCGAAGAAGATCACCCGGTTGGCCACGTCGCGGGCAAAACTCATCTCGTGGGTGACGATGATCATGGTGCGCTTTTCTTCAGCCAGGCCACGAATGGTCGCCAGCACTTCGCCGACCAGCTCGGGGTCGAGCGCCGAGGTCGGCTCGTCGAAGAGGATCACTTCCGGCTCCATCGCCAGGGCCCGGGCAATCGCTACCCGCTGCTGCTGACCGCCGGAGAGCTTGCGCGGGTAGGCGGCTTCCTTGCCGGCCAGGCCGACCTTGGCCAGCAGCTTCATGCCCAGGGCCACGGCTTGTTCGTGCGGAGTTTTCTTGACCACCAGCGGGCCTTCGATGACGTTCTCCAGCGCCGTACGATGGGGGAACAGGTTGAAGTTCTGAAACACGAAGCCGACTTCCTGGCGCAACTGGCGGATCAGCCCGCTTTGCTGGCCCAGCGGGCGGTTGGCGTCGATTTCTACCTTGCCGACCTTGATGCGCCCGCTGCTGGGGGTTTCCAGCAGGTTCAGGCAACGCAGGAAGGTGGTCTTGCCCGAGCCGCTGGGGCCGATGATGGCGATCACCTCGCCGGCCTCGACCTTGAGGCTGATGTCATCGAGCACGGTCTGGCCGTTGAACTGCTTGCTCAGTCGTTGTACCTCGATCATGCCTCAGGACTCCTGGTCGTGCCGGTTGACCCGCGCTTCCAGGCGGTTCTGCAGGTGCGCGAGAACGCTGGCCAGCACCCAGTAGATCAGTGCGGCGGCAAGGTACATGGTGAAGATCTCGAAGGTGCGCGCAGTAATCAGCTGCGCCTGGCGGAACAGCTCCGGCACCTGGATGGTGGCGGCCAGGGCGGTGTCCTTGACCAGCGAAATAAAGCTGTTGCCCAGTGGCGGCAAGGCGGTGCGCGCCGCTTGCGGCAGGATTGCCCGGCGCATGGCCTGGCCACGGGTCATGCCGATGCTGGCGGCAGCCTCCCACTGGCCGCGGTCGATGGAACTGATCGCGGCACGGAGAATTTCACAGGCATAGGCGGCCATGTTCAGCGAGAAGCCGATCAACGCTGCGGGCAGCGGGTCGAGCTCGATGCCCAGTTGTGGCAGGCCGTAGTAGATCATGAACAGCTGCACCAGCAGCGGCGTGCCGCGAAAGAACGACACGTAGACTCGCGCCGTCCAGCTCAGCAGCTTGATCGACGACAGGCGCATCAGCGCCAGGCCAAAGCCCAGCAACAGGCCAAAGAACATCCCGCCGAGGCTGAGAATGACCGTAAAGTACGCGCCCTTGAGCAAAAAGGGCGCGGACTCCAGCGCCAGTTGCAAAGCTGCTTCCATTATTGGGTGACGTCAGCGTTGAAGTACTTTTCCGAAAGCTTTTTCAGTGTGCCGTCGGCGCGTAGCTTGTCGAGAGCTTTGTTCACTGCTGCCAGCAGTTCCGGCTCGCCTTTGCGCAGGGCAATACCGGCTTCCTGGCGGGAGAAGGCGTCACCGGCGGCAGTGGTGTCCTTGGCTTTCTTGGCGTATTCCAGCGCCGCCAGACGGTCGATCAGGATGGCGTCGATCCGGCCGACGCGCAGGTCCTGGAACTTGGTCGGATCGTCTTCGTAGGTGCGCACGTCCGCGGTCGGCACGTTGGCTTTGACCCACTGTTCGTAGTTGGTGCCCAGGCCCACGCCGACTTTCTTGCCGCCCAGGTCGGCAGCGGACTTGATGTTCAGCTCGGCGGCCTTTTTCGTCAGCACCAGCGCCTGAATCCCGGAAACGGTGTAGGGCGCGGAGAAGTCATACTTCTTCTTGCGCTCATCGGAGATGGTCACCTGGTTCACCACCGCGTCCAGGCGCTTGGACTCCAGTGCCGCGAGGATGCCATCCCACTTGGTTGGCTGCAGCTTGACCTTGACCCCCAGCTCCTTGGCCAGGGCTTCGGAAAGCTCCACTTCGAAGCCGGCCAGCTTGCCGTCGGCGTCGACGAAGCTGAACGGTGGATAAGTGCCTTCAAGGCCGATGTTGATCACGCCCTTGTCTTTGATCTGCTGCAGTTGCTCACCAGCGACAGCCTGGCCGAGCAGGCTGGCGCCGAGCAGCAAGCCGAGGCCTGCGGCGACTGCCTGTTTACCGAAAGCGGAAATCTTCATGGTTAGCCCCAATGTTGTTGTGAGTGTGGCGCTGACTATAGGGTGACGCTTTTAGTCTTAAAAATAATATAAATTCATTTTCTTATATTATTTTCAAATAAGTTAGTTAGCCGTTCCAGACCTCAGGGTAGGCGAATAATGCCGGGGCCCCACCGGTATGCAGAAAAATCAGCGGGCCGTCATCGAATCGCTGACGGGCAATACCATCAAGCAG
This portion of the Pseudomonas sp. SORT22 genome encodes:
- the tcyL gene encoding cystine ABC transporter permease, whose product is MEAALQLALESAPFLLKGAYFTVILSLGGMFFGLLLGFGLALMRLSSIKLLSWTARVYVSFFRGTPLLVQLFMIYYGLPQLGIELDPLPAALIGFSLNMAAYACEILRAAISSIDRGQWEAAASIGMTRGQAMRRAILPQAARTALPPLGNSFISLVKDTALAATIQVPELFRQAQLITARTFEIFTMYLAAALIYWVLASVLAHLQNRLEARVNRHDQES
- the tcyJ gene encoding cystine ABC transporter substrate-binding protein; the protein is MKISAFGKQAVAAGLGLLLGASLLGQAVAGEQLQQIKDKGVINIGLEGTYPPFSFVDADGKLAGFEVELSEALAKELGVKVKLQPTKWDGILAALESKRLDAVVNQVTISDERKKKYDFSAPYTVSGIQALVLTKKAAELNIKSAADLGGKKVGVGLGTNYEQWVKANVPTADVRTYEDDPTKFQDLRVGRIDAILIDRLAALEYAKKAKDTTAAGDAFSRQEAGIALRKGEPELLAAVNKALDKLRADGTLKKLSEKYFNADVTQ